Proteins encoded in a region of the Mucilaginibacter sabulilitoris genome:
- a CDS encoding isocitrate lyase/PEP mutase family protein, whose amino-acid sequence MNNYEKFFQLHHQEKPFIIANAWNVKSAQIIENNGYDAVATSSGAIANSLGYEDGEKIPFSELFYIVQRIKSCTSIPLSVDLETGYANDLTKLNDNIQKLIDIGVVGINLEDAQGEEIYLKKLNSIKNYLTKNNQALFINARTDGFLQKLDSPFERILKRAKLYEDAGADGLFVTAVQDAALIKEITSSVSLPVNVVGVPKLSSIETLSNCGVKRISMAVFLYKKTYNQLENVVRDINTEQSLAPLF is encoded by the coding sequence ATGAATAATTACGAAAAATTCTTCCAACTCCATCATCAGGAAAAACCATTTATAATTGCAAATGCATGGAATGTAAAAAGTGCGCAAATAATAGAAAATAACGGATATGATGCTGTTGCGACATCAAGCGGAGCTATTGCAAATTCATTAGGTTACGAGGACGGCGAAAAAATCCCTTTTAGCGAGTTGTTTTATATAGTTCAAAGAATAAAATCTTGTACAAGTATTCCCTTATCTGTTGATCTGGAAACCGGATACGCTAATGATTTGACCAAATTGAACGATAATATCCAAAAACTGATTGACATAGGCGTAGTGGGTATCAATCTGGAAGATGCCCAGGGAGAAGAAATATATTTGAAAAAGTTAAATAGTATTAAAAACTATTTAACAAAAAACAATCAGGCGCTTTTTATAAATGCAAGAACAGATGGCTTTTTACAGAAGCTGGATTCACCGTTCGAAAGGATTTTGAAAAGAGCGAAGTTATATGAAGATGCAGGTGCCGACGGATTATTTGTTACGGCTGTTCAGGATGCTGCCTTAATTAAAGAAATTACTTCATCGGTCTCACTACCGGTAAATGTAGTTGGTGTACCTAAGCTTTCATCTATCGAAACACTATCAAACTGCGGAGTAAAGAGGATTAGTATGGCGGTCTTTTTATACAAAAAAACCTATAATCAGTTGGAAAATGTTGTAAGGGATATTAATACAGAACAGTCACTCGCACCTTTATTTTAG
- a CDS encoding GlxA family transcriptional regulator, whose protein sequence is MKHLTIIFPQAHSNYSTIACIAGIFEMFTAANAYCREAGKKDLFTVELAGVSKSETLYGGMFIVQPQINISSISKTDLIVIPSSVPFYQNTGQENELLMEWMRKQYKSGADIASMCSGAFMLASSGLLDGRSCSTHWAHADAFRQQFPKVNLQTDQLITDEKGIYTNGGAYSFLNLMIYLVEKYYDRQTAIYCSKIFQIEVDRNSQSAFSIFTGQKLHGDVMVEQAQIYIENKLHEKLSVEDLSANFAIGRRNFDRRFIKATGNTPVEYATRVKIESAKKALETSRKTINEVMYEVGYSDVKAFREVFKKNTGISPLEYRNKYNKEAGGNTR, encoded by the coding sequence ATGAAACACCTGACCATCATTTTTCCTCAGGCGCATAGCAATTACAGCACAATAGCTTGTATAGCCGGTATATTTGAAATGTTTACCGCGGCAAATGCCTACTGCCGGGAAGCAGGAAAAAAGGATTTGTTTACTGTAGAACTTGCCGGCGTTTCAAAAAGTGAAACGCTTTATGGTGGTATGTTTATAGTGCAACCGCAGATCAACATTTCATCAATCTCCAAAACCGACCTTATTGTTATCCCTTCATCGGTTCCATTTTATCAAAATACAGGACAGGAAAATGAATTATTGATGGAGTGGATGAGGAAACAATATAAAAGTGGCGCCGATATAGCAAGTATGTGCTCCGGCGCGTTTATGCTGGCGTCTTCAGGTTTATTGGATGGTAGGAGTTGCTCTACCCATTGGGCGCACGCAGATGCCTTCAGACAGCAATTTCCAAAAGTTAACTTGCAAACAGACCAGTTGATCACGGACGAGAAGGGAATTTATACTAATGGTGGGGCGTATTCATTCCTGAACCTGATGATTTACCTGGTGGAGAAATATTATGACCGGCAAACGGCGATTTATTGCTCCAAGATTTTCCAGATAGAGGTGGATAGGAACAGCCAGTCGGCATTTTCAATTTTTACTGGGCAAAAATTACATGGGGACGTGATGGTTGAACAGGCCCAGATCTATATCGAAAATAAACTGCACGAAAAACTATCCGTTGAAGACCTGTCTGCTAATTTTGCGATTGGCCGGCGGAACTTTGACCGGAGGTTCATTAAGGCAACCGGAAACACACCTGTTGAATATGCGACCAGGGTAAAAATTGAATCGGCCAAAAAAGCTTTGGAAACCAGCCGCAAAACTATCAATGAAGTGATGTATGAGGTGGGTTATTCGGATGTGAAAGCATTTCGTGAGGTGTTTAAAAAAAATACAGGGATATCTCCTTTGGAATATAGAAACAAATACAACAAAGAGGCAGGCGGTAATACACGTTAG
- a CDS encoding alpha/beta hydrolase, producing the protein MTSTKKPTIVFCHGIWADGSCFSKVIPALQADGHEVIAVQYGLDSFEEDVATVKRTLNRVGSPVILVGHSYGGATITASGMDDRVVGLVYIAAVAPDIGETVQEQLDKYPSDIFTRVEVADGRAWMLPNGTEFFAGDLSAEEQKLVWATHYAPVYDLFHQQKITGTPWGTKPSWYILCTQDHTVHPDLQRWVSKRMGATITEVESSHVPMLSNPEIVIDVIRKAASAVQGH; encoded by the coding sequence ATGACTTCTACAAAGAAACCCACAATCGTTTTCTGCCATGGCATCTGGGCAGATGGCTCATGTTTCAGCAAAGTGATCCCTGCGCTGCAAGCCGATGGGCATGAAGTGATCGCAGTTCAATATGGTCTGGATTCGTTCGAAGAAGACGTAGCGACGGTAAAGCGGACGCTGAACCGTGTTGGCAGTCCCGTTATCCTCGTAGGGCATTCTTACGGCGGTGCCACCATTACAGCTTCCGGTATGGACGACCGTGTTGTTGGCCTTGTCTATATAGCCGCCGTAGCACCAGATATTGGCGAAACGGTACAGGAACAGCTTGATAAGTACCCCTCAGACATCTTCACACGCGTAGAGGTAGCCGATGGACGCGCCTGGATGCTCCCTAATGGTACCGAATTTTTCGCTGGTGATCTTTCCGCGGAAGAACAAAAATTGGTGTGGGCTACCCATTACGCTCCTGTTTACGACCTATTCCACCAACAAAAAATCACAGGTACACCTTGGGGTACTAAGCCAAGTTGGTATATTTTGTGCACCCAGGATCATACCGTCCATCCCGATTTGCAACGGTGGGTTTCTAAACGTATGGGGGCAACAATTACAGAAGTTGAAAGCAGCCATGTACCGATGCTTTCAAATCCCGAAATTGTTATCGACGTAATCCGCAAGGCCGCATCCGCTGTTCAAGGCCATTGA
- a CDS encoding ABC transporter permease — protein MLTNYFKLAFRCLASKKGFTALNISGLAIGLTICLLIVLYVWDESGYDRYNLKADRIYRAELTAKYGNNTNTYAAVQSALAGTAKSDFPAVEQAARLRPIIYEQPSGFRIKKGNATLRETRIIYADPTLFEVFTLPIAVGDHATALKPPFTAVLTETAARKYFGSKPAVGSTLILNDTLNYKVTAVIKDVPRQSHFNYDIFLSMASLADSHNPNWGGGGYNTYLLLRPGADPDLLARQFTALAMKNSSSWMGKNDYVKIALRPLTDIHLTSNLQQELGANGNGQYVKVFSIIALFILLIGCVNFMNLSTARSVGRAREVGVRKVLGSGRMALVLQFLSESTLMALIATVIATLSAWLLLPLFNQVWGKQLAFDLPVLTRLIPAALLTVIVVGLLAGAYPAFFLSAFQPAEVLKGKLSTGLKGAFLRRSLVVFQFSISVFLIIGTLVIYDQLQYIQTTNLGYNREQVLIIKNTEGLDNRAKILKQQIEQLNGVSSASFTTYVPTGDFSRPMAFFPTKEADMGHSMFTQFWPVDEGYLQTLGIELKAGRNFLPGVKSDSSAVIINETAARFLGFKDPLNRTIYRGSMALQPFRVIGVVKDFHFNTLRENITPLVLHLSEDKGALNIKIHTTHLNDIMRRLKQTWAGIAPERAFNYTFMDEQFDHVYREENRISELFLIFTTLAIVIACLGLFGLAAYAAEQRTREISIRKVLGASVPELVNLLVNDFLKPVGIAILIASPMAWFAMRQWLENYAYHTTVQWWVIGAAAAGALLIAFLTVAFQSIKAATLNPAIGLKAE, from the coding sequence CCTCAAAAAAAGGTTTTACGGCGTTGAATATTTCGGGCTTAGCGATCGGGCTAACCATTTGTTTACTCATTGTTCTTTACGTTTGGGATGAATCGGGTTACGACCGCTATAATTTAAAAGCAGACCGCATATACCGGGCAGAACTTACTGCAAAATATGGCAATAATACGAATACCTATGCCGCAGTACAAAGCGCTTTGGCGGGCACGGCTAAAAGCGACTTCCCCGCGGTGGAACAGGCAGCCCGGTTAAGACCAATAATCTACGAGCAGCCGAGCGGCTTTCGAATTAAAAAGGGTAATGCCACCCTACGGGAAACCCGGATCATTTATGCCGACCCGACCTTATTTGAGGTATTTACTTTACCTATCGCAGTAGGCGATCACGCTACGGCTTTAAAGCCACCTTTTACCGCTGTACTCACCGAAACCGCCGCCAGGAAATACTTTGGCAGCAAGCCCGCCGTAGGTAGCACATTAATACTGAACGATACCCTTAATTATAAGGTGACTGCGGTGATCAAAGATGTTCCCAGACAAAGCCATTTTAATTACGATATTTTCTTGTCTATGGCTTCGCTGGCCGACAGTCACAATCCGAATTGGGGCGGCGGAGGCTATAATACCTACCTGTTATTGCGCCCCGGCGCCGATCCGGACCTGCTCGCGCGGCAATTCACCGCCCTCGCTATGAAGAACAGCAGTTCCTGGATGGGCAAAAATGATTATGTGAAGATTGCACTAAGGCCGCTCACGGACATTCACCTTACTTCTAATTTACAACAGGAACTTGGCGCCAATGGGAACGGGCAATACGTAAAGGTATTTTCCATTATCGCGCTTTTTATCCTGCTCATCGGTTGCGTCAATTTCATGAATCTGTCAACTGCCAGGTCAGTTGGCCGGGCCCGCGAAGTGGGCGTGCGAAAAGTACTGGGCTCAGGCCGCATGGCGTTGGTACTCCAATTTTTGAGTGAATCCACCTTGATGGCGCTGATCGCCACTGTGATCGCTACTCTGTCCGCCTGGTTGTTGTTGCCCTTATTCAACCAGGTATGGGGCAAACAGCTGGCATTCGATCTGCCTGTTTTGACCCGACTAATTCCTGCAGCCTTGCTCACAGTGATCGTTGTCGGTCTGCTGGCAGGGGCTTATCCTGCCTTCTTTCTGTCTGCTTTTCAGCCCGCGGAAGTATTGAAGGGCAAGCTATCCACCGGCTTAAAGGGGGCGTTCCTCCGCCGTTCTTTGGTGGTGTTCCAATTTTCGATATCGGTTTTTCTCATCATCGGTACGCTGGTGATTTACGACCAACTGCAATATATACAAACCACTAACCTCGGTTATAACCGTGAACAGGTACTGATCATAAAAAACACCGAAGGCCTGGATAACCGTGCAAAGATACTTAAGCAACAGATTGAACAGTTGAATGGCGTTTCGTCGGCTTCCTTTACCACTTATGTGCCCACAGGGGACTTCAGCAGGCCCATGGCGTTTTTCCCAACCAAAGAAGCCGATATGGGACATAGTATGTTCACCCAGTTCTGGCCGGTAGATGAAGGTTATTTACAAACCCTGGGAATTGAACTAAAAGCCGGCCGCAACTTCTTACCTGGTGTTAAATCAGACTCCTCGGCGGTCATTATCAACGAGACCGCCGCACGTTTTCTTGGTTTTAAGGATCCTCTTAATCGAACAATTTACCGGGGCAGTATGGCGTTGCAGCCTTTCCGGGTTATCGGCGTGGTTAAAGATTTTCACTTTAACACCCTGCGTGAGAATATCACGCCCCTCGTGCTGCATTTATCGGAGGACAAAGGCGCGCTGAATATTAAGATTCATACCACTCATCTTAATGACATCATGCGCAGGCTGAAGCAGACCTGGGCCGGTATTGCGCCAGAACGGGCATTTAATTATACCTTCATGGACGAACAGTTTGATCATGTATACCGTGAAGAGAACCGTATCAGCGAATTATTCCTGATTTTCACTACATTGGCTATCGTCATTGCCTGTTTAGGCCTATTCGGGCTGGCTGCCTATGCCGCTGAACAACGTACCCGCGAAATCAGTATCCGCAAAGTGTTGGGTGCCAGTGTACCCGAACTCGTTAACTTGCTGGTCAATGATTTTCTCAAACCTGTCGGGATTGCTATCCTGATCGCTTCCCCGATGGCCTGGTTCGCTATGCGGCAATGGCTGGAGAATTATGCTTACCATACGACCGTTCAATGGTGGGTGATCGGCGCGGCTGCAGCAGGGGCTCTTTTGATCGCCTTTTTGACAGTTGCCTTCCAGTCTATTAAAGCAGCGACCCTAAATCCTGCAATAGGCTTAAAAGCAGAATAA
- a CDS encoding serine hydrolase, whose product MINNFLKKASFKVLLLIALCFIVFRTQGQNLRQDPRLRGIDTMVNRVLRDWHVVGCAVAVVEKGKVIYANGFGYRDLEQKLPVTPNTVFSIASCTKAFTGQLIGTLVTDGKLDINKPVHGYYPELVFYNDLLTNNVTVKDMLTHRTGLPRHDWLTHSKVPLSMDSIVYRIRFLEPSAGFREELKYCNLMYTVLGGLVQKLSGKTWEAYMKEKILAPLEMGSTSSLISDLDKSSEYSLGYTLRGDTIIKGTPGSDGANPAGSMNSSVNDMAKWLIAMTNDGKYKGRQVLSAKFIREATSPQMSAPSHPRPGLPAYPDCYFGDYGYGWNIASYRGHYEVTHSGDLPLYSSTTSFFPTDSLGIVVLVNKFDATIAEIITAQIADKMLSLLYKNWNGLILARQPKAGSPASVQKRPAGAQLTHPLNDYTGTYLHPAYGSIVISSINDTLHATHNGQPIFFEHLSFDIFRARVPGGRLQFHMNTVGDIISLSGALEPEVADITFLKKKN is encoded by the coding sequence ATGATAAATAACTTTCTAAAAAAAGCAAGTTTTAAGGTGCTATTACTAATTGCACTTTGTTTTATTGTGTTTCGGACACAAGGACAAAACCTGCGCCAGGACCCACGGTTGCGAGGTATCGACACCATGGTAAACCGTGTTCTTCGCGACTGGCATGTGGTGGGTTGCGCAGTTGCCGTGGTTGAAAAAGGGAAAGTGATCTACGCTAACGGATTTGGGTATAGGGACCTTGAGCAAAAGCTGCCAGTAACACCGAACACCGTGTTTTCCATCGCCTCCTGTACCAAAGCTTTTACAGGGCAACTGATTGGCACACTCGTTACAGACGGCAAACTCGATATTAATAAACCTGTACATGGTTACTACCCGGAACTGGTATTTTACAACGATTTACTGACCAATAACGTGACGGTTAAAGATATGCTTACTCACCGCACCGGGCTGCCCAGGCACGATTGGCTTACACATTCTAAAGTGCCCTTATCAATGGATAGCATCGTTTACCGCATCCGGTTCTTAGAGCCCTCGGCCGGCTTTCGGGAAGAACTGAAGTATTGTAACCTGATGTACACTGTACTGGGCGGACTTGTGCAAAAATTGAGCGGAAAGACCTGGGAAGCCTACATGAAGGAAAAGATATTAGCCCCGTTGGAAATGGGCAGTACCAGTTCTCTGATCTCTGACCTGGATAAATCGTCCGAGTATTCTTTGGGATATACATTAAGGGGCGATACGATCATCAAAGGTACTCCCGGAAGCGACGGCGCTAATCCTGCGGGCAGTATGAATTCATCAGTGAATGATATGGCCAAATGGTTGATCGCTATGACCAATGATGGGAAGTACAAGGGGAGGCAGGTGTTATCCGCAAAGTTTATCCGGGAGGCCACTTCGCCGCAAATGAGTGCCCCTTCCCATCCACGCCCCGGTCTGCCGGCTTATCCGGATTGTTACTTTGGTGATTATGGCTACGGTTGGAATATCGCCTCTTACCGGGGGCACTACGAGGTGACACATAGCGGCGACCTACCACTTTATTCTTCTACGACATCCTTTTTCCCGACTGACAGCCTGGGCATCGTCGTACTGGTCAACAAATTCGACGCGACCATTGCAGAGATCATTACAGCCCAAATCGCTGATAAAATGCTCTCGTTACTTTACAAAAACTGGAATGGGCTAATCCTGGCACGGCAACCAAAGGCTGGTTCGCCTGCGTCAGTACAAAAACGCCCGGCCGGGGCTCAGTTAACACACCCATTGAACGACTACACGGGTACTTACCTGCACCCGGCTTATGGGAGTATTGTGATATCCAGCATAAACGATACCCTTCACGCTACACACAATGGGCAACCGATCTTTTTCGAACACCTGAGCTTCGACATCTTCAGGGCGCGCGTACCAGGTGGCAGGCTACAGTTTCATATGAACACTGTGGGTGACATCATTTCACTTTCCGGCGCGTTAGAACCGGAAGTAGCGGATATCACGTTTTTGAAAAAGAAAAATTGA
- a CDS encoding Crp/Fnr family transcriptional regulator, translated as MDNLHVAREFLGMCCNLSEEAFALSTSMWQAKNLSKGESFSKRGRICRTSAFIIEGYFRTYKIDDNGEQRNAFFHSPGQPLVSFISFVQQIPCDHYIEAITDARIISITYDELQQLYNASAEWGKVGRLFAEYVYKLVEERFLGYYDLSPEERYLKLMSEAPEMFNIVPLKEISSFLGIEFQSLCRIRKRISKRKS; from the coding sequence ATGGATAACCTGCATGTGGCAAGGGAATTTTTGGGCATGTGCTGTAATTTATCGGAAGAGGCTTTTGCCCTTTCAACAAGTATGTGGCAAGCAAAAAACCTAAGTAAAGGGGAAAGCTTTAGTAAAAGAGGCCGGATTTGCAGGACATCGGCCTTCATAATAGAAGGATACTTCCGCACCTATAAAATAGATGATAATGGCGAACAAAGGAATGCCTTTTTCCATTCGCCCGGACAGCCACTCGTCTCATTCATAAGCTTCGTTCAACAAATTCCATGTGATCATTATATTGAAGCTATCACAGATGCAAGAATCATCTCTATAACCTACGATGAACTTCAGCAGCTATACAATGCTTCTGCCGAATGGGGCAAAGTTGGTAGGCTGTTTGCCGAATATGTATATAAACTTGTAGAAGAAAGATTTTTAGGCTATTATGACCTGTCCCCGGAAGAACGCTACCTGAAGCTGATGAGTGAAGCACCTGAAATGTTCAATATCGTGCCACTAAAGGAAATATCATCTTTTCTCGGTATAGAATTCCAGTCCCTGTGCAGGATAAGAAAAAGGATCTCAAAACGTAAAAGTTAA
- a CDS encoding helix-turn-helix domain-containing protein, which yields MQIFKEGHHISRVIDSVQPPDFIASRTLLSPEDFNGARHYHDNAHFSFVLRGGCAEVKRTHYERLPGSITWYEAGEPHQMTKVKTPSYHVNFELPENFFTTYGIKESAIGHALKVHPGAGIMMVRTYNELDKPDVHSEDALRMLLLGLIQGQAKLEASGIPAWVKIVQELLNDKWNENITLAELSIACGIHPVTISRYFPVYFSFTFGQYCRMLKVRHAISMIRLKRTNLFEVAYACGFSDQSHFIRNFKAYTGILPATWQKI from the coding sequence ATGCAAATATTCAAAGAAGGCCATCACATCAGCCGCGTGATCGATAGTGTGCAGCCGCCGGATTTTATTGCCAGTCGTACTTTACTCTCGCCCGAAGATTTTAATGGTGCGCGTCATTACCACGATAACGCTCACTTCAGTTTTGTGTTGAGGGGTGGTTGCGCGGAAGTTAAACGTACTCACTACGAGCGCCTGCCCGGAAGCATAACCTGGTATGAAGCCGGCGAACCACATCAAATGACCAAAGTCAAGACTCCTTCCTATCATGTTAATTTTGAATTGCCGGAAAACTTTTTTACAACTTATGGCATAAAGGAAAGCGCTATAGGGCACGCACTAAAAGTGCATCCCGGGGCTGGGATTATGATGGTGAGAACTTATAATGAATTAGACAAACCGGATGTTCATTCCGAAGACGCATTGCGGATGCTGCTGCTTGGATTGATTCAGGGCCAAGCTAAGCTGGAAGCGTCAGGGATTCCGGCATGGGTAAAAATCGTACAGGAACTATTAAACGACAAGTGGAACGAAAACATCACGCTTGCAGAATTATCAATAGCTTGCGGCATCCATCCGGTTACGATATCCAGGTATTTTCCCGTGTACTTTTCTTTCACCTTCGGTCAGTATTGCCGCATGCTAAAAGTACGCCACGCCATCAGTATGATTCGTTTAAAGCGGACCAATTTATTTGAAGTGGCATATGCATGCGGATTTTCTGATCAAAGTCATTTTATTCGCAACTTCAAAGCATACACCGGCATACTTCCGGCGACATGGCAAAAAATATAA
- a CDS encoding serine hydrolase domain-containing protein, whose amino-acid sequence MTKKFLLYLILVFICAEHVFSQSQNIKTSDKFSAFQTGEPEEEGFSSTKLSAIFPYVRNHQVNVHSLMIIRNNKIVFNANFYPYTTGLQHDIASCTKSITSLLVGIAIDKGFIRDENELVKNYFPEIKSYSENFQTLTIKDLLTMTSGLDCRGDNEETLFSGLFKASDWPVYIFNIPSTSPSGKQFSYCSCNFYLLAEILYRSTKVSPEKFADKHLFKPMGIKNFYWTKNNKGVNYGWGDLAIKPYDMAKIGRLLLSNGKWNGVQLISEDYIRKATNIQIPFSGGKGYGYGFWVDNDHSFQAVGRGGQRIHVDRLYNAIVIATGGGYNWDEKGGLDELIGHSVHLDALNKNQPAADSLKAAIVNAAKINGILPVDNLASTQQDVLPNRTMILGKNSLNISTLRIITSGYADTIFRITYLSGKVVNYPLGTGTKYRYFKDTSSSHVYAIRGYWKSQDDFVVDLNTLTKINDYKIDFKLKSNQVIIKEGTLPINDTLRVHFDGNK is encoded by the coding sequence ATGACAAAGAAGTTTTTACTATACCTTATCTTAGTTTTCATTTGCGCGGAACATGTTTTTTCACAGTCACAAAATATTAAAACCAGTGATAAGTTTTCTGCTTTTCAAACAGGGGAACCTGAGGAAGAAGGCTTTTCTTCCACGAAATTAAGCGCTATCTTCCCCTATGTCCGGAATCATCAGGTAAATGTCCACAGCCTTATGATTATAAGGAATAATAAAATCGTCTTTAATGCCAATTTTTATCCTTATACCACGGGCTTGCAACATGATATCGCATCCTGTACAAAATCAATCACCTCTTTATTGGTTGGTATTGCCATAGATAAGGGATTTATCCGCGACGAAAATGAATTAGTCAAAAACTATTTTCCGGAAATTAAGTCATACAGTGAGAACTTCCAGACTTTAACTATAAAAGACTTACTTACCATGACCTCCGGTTTGGATTGCAGGGGAGATAATGAGGAAACTTTATTCTCCGGGCTTTTCAAGGCATCCGATTGGCCGGTATATATTTTTAACATTCCAAGCACAAGTCCCTCTGGGAAACAGTTCTCTTATTGCAGTTGTAATTTCTACCTTCTTGCGGAGATTCTATACCGTTCTACAAAAGTATCTCCCGAAAAATTTGCGGATAAACACCTGTTTAAACCAATGGGGATCAAGAATTTCTATTGGACGAAAAATAATAAAGGTGTTAATTACGGATGGGGAGATCTGGCCATCAAGCCATATGATATGGCAAAAATAGGACGTTTATTATTGAGTAATGGAAAATGGAATGGCGTTCAGCTTATTTCAGAGGATTATATCAGGAAGGCAACTAATATACAAATCCCTTTTAGTGGCGGTAAAGGATATGGTTATGGATTTTGGGTCGATAATGACCATTCTTTTCAGGCTGTAGGCCGGGGCGGGCAAAGAATTCACGTTGATAGGTTATATAATGCCATTGTCATTGCTACCGGCGGTGGTTATAACTGGGATGAAAAAGGAGGATTAGATGAACTTATTGGGCATTCAGTTCATTTGGATGCTTTAAATAAAAATCAACCTGCCGCCGATAGTCTGAAAGCAGCAATTGTCAATGCGGCAAAAATCAACGGCATTCTGCCCGTAGATAATTTGGCAAGCACCCAGCAGGATGTCTTGCCCAACCGTACGATGATCTTAGGAAAAAACAGCCTGAATATTTCGACATTGCGGATCATCACCTCCGGTTATGCTGATACTATATTCAGAATTACCTACTTATCCGGAAAGGTTGTCAATTATCCATTGGGTACAGGAACAAAATATCGTTATTTTAAGGACACTTCTTCGAGCCATGTCTATGCAATCAGAGGTTATTGGAAATCGCAAGATGACTTCGTGGTAGATCTTAATACATTAACAAAAATTAATGACTATAAAATTGATTTCAAGTTAAAAAGTAATCAAGTAATAATTAAAGAAGGAACTCTGCCTATAAATGACACGTTGCGGGTTCACTTTGACGGTAATAAATAA